A genomic window from Planococcus rifietoensis includes:
- a CDS encoding DivIVA domain-containing protein, whose product MPLSPLDIHNKEFSRAFRGYQEDEVNEFLEQIMKDYEKVIKERTEMEERMKSTDERMGHFTNLETTLQKSIFVAQEASEEVRRNAQKEADLIVQEAEKNADRIVNESLAKARRIATEIEELKKQSKIFRNRFKMLVEAQLDLIETEDWNTLLEYDLDTENIDQIEKKEAGSAAKE is encoded by the coding sequence ATGCCTTTATCACCATTAGATATACATAATAAAGAGTTCAGCCGCGCATTCCGCGGTTATCAAGAAGATGAGGTCAATGAATTCCTCGAACAGATCATGAAAGATTACGAAAAAGTCATTAAAGAACGGACTGAAATGGAAGAGCGCATGAAATCTACGGATGAGCGCATGGGCCATTTCACCAATCTGGAAACGACTTTGCAGAAATCGATCTTCGTCGCTCAGGAAGCGTCAGAAGAAGTCCGCCGCAACGCACAGAAAGAAGCGGATTTGATCGTCCAGGAAGCGGAGAAGAATGCAGACCGCATCGTCAATGAATCTTTGGCGAAAGCGCGCCGCATCGCGACCGAAATCGAAGAGTTGAAAAAGCAGTCGAAGATTTTCCGCAATCGCTTCAAGATGCTAGTGGAAGCGCAGCTGGATTTGATTGAAACGGAAGACTGGAACACATTGCTTGAATACGACTTAGACACGGAGAATATCGATCAGATCGAAAAGAAAGAAGCCGGAAGCGCAGCGAAGGAATAA